One Alphaproteobacteria bacterium HT1-32 genomic region harbors:
- a CDS encoding YeeE/YedE family protein, whose protein sequence is MSGTEIRTTPKPQYLIAGTAVALLAILAPQAGSGGYLSPTLMVVGTVLGIVLYHAAFGFTAAYRRWFLHGDRRGVRAQLIMLAAVTLLFAPTLGAGEIFGHAANGIYAPVGLRLLIGAFLFGVGMQLGGGCGSGTLFTTGGGSLRMLVTLVFFCAGSLWATLDMTFWQGLPAWRSVSLIEEFGWIPAATGQLCFISLLYWWLRRRPGEPVSRPEDGKHLSRILLSGPWPLIAGALLLAGLNWLTLALAGHPWTVTWGFAIWGAKSAALLGWDPSTSVFWSGEYTRRLLEQGILTDHASIMDIGILIGAMMAAALAGQFRPTLRIPPRSLAAAVIGGLMLGYGARVGFGCNIGAFFSGVASMSLHGWVWILAALAGCFVGIRLRPWFGLAN, encoded by the coding sequence ATGAGCGGCACAGAAATCCGGACGACACCGAAACCACAATATCTTATCGCCGGAACGGCTGTTGCTCTGTTGGCCATACTGGCACCACAGGCCGGGTCCGGCGGCTATCTGTCTCCCACATTGATGGTTGTCGGCACAGTCCTCGGTATCGTGCTCTATCATGCTGCATTCGGATTCACGGCGGCCTATCGGCGCTGGTTCCTGCATGGGGATCGCCGTGGCGTACGGGCACAACTGATCATGCTTGCTGCCGTTACCCTGCTGTTTGCCCCCACACTTGGCGCGGGCGAAATTTTCGGGCATGCGGCGAACGGCATCTATGCCCCGGTTGGTCTGCGACTGCTGATCGGTGCCTTCCTGTTTGGCGTCGGGATGCAACTCGGCGGAGGATGCGGCTCGGGCACGCTTTTCACCACCGGTGGAGGCAGCCTCCGGATGCTGGTCACGCTGGTGTTCTTCTGTGCCGGCTCCCTCTGGGCAACACTCGACATGACATTCTGGCAAGGTCTGCCTGCCTGGCGTTCAGTCTCTCTGATCGAGGAATTTGGCTGGATACCGGCGGCAACCGGACAACTCTGTTTCATCAGTCTGTTATACTGGTGGCTGCGGCGACGGCCGGGAGAACCCGTCTCCCGGCCGGAAGACGGGAAACATCTGTCGCGTATCCTGCTCTCCGGACCCTGGCCGTTAATCGCCGGGGCCTTGCTTCTGGCCGGGCTGAACTGGCTGACACTGGCGCTCGCCGGTCATCCATGGACCGTAACCTGGGGTTTCGCGATCTGGGGCGCAAAAAGCGCCGCTTTGCTGGGCTGGGATCCATCGACTTCGGTCTTCTGGTCAGGTGAGTACACCCGGCGCCTGCTGGAGCAGGGCATCCTGACAGATCACGCATCAATCATGGATATCGGTATTCTGATTGGCGCGATGATGGCAGCAGCTCTGGCCGGGCAATTCAGACCAACATTACGCATTCCGCCCCGGTCGCTGGCCGCTGCTGTCATTGGCGGCCTGATGCTGGGTTATGGCGCACGGGTTGGGTTTGGTTGCAATATCGGGGCGTTCTTTTCCGGGGTTGCCTCGATGAGCCTGCATGGCTGGGTCTGGATTCTCGCCGCGCTCGCCGGCTGCTTTGTCGGTATCCGGTTACGACCCTGGTTCGGCCTCGCCAACTGA
- a CDS encoding nicotinamide-nucleotide amidohydrolase family protein → MLNSDVIFEAESILTLAREQKFRLVTAESCTGGLIAGALTAVAGSSDVVDRGFVTYSNEAKAEMLGVPTEMLAEHGAVSEPVARAMAYGALMNSLADVSVAVTGIAGPGGGSEEKPVGLVYLAVAKRLNSVVRTRREVFPGDRTDVRHATVMTAFVMLRDII, encoded by the coding sequence ATGCTGAATTCTGACGTTATTTTCGAAGCCGAGTCGATCCTGACCCTTGCCCGAGAGCAGAAATTCCGGCTTGTGACCGCGGAAAGCTGCACAGGCGGACTGATTGCCGGAGCCCTCACCGCGGTTGCCGGCTCATCAGATGTGGTCGATCGCGGATTCGTCACTTATTCGAATGAAGCCAAGGCCGAAATGCTGGGCGTGCCGACGGAGATGCTGGCCGAACATGGGGCTGTCAGTGAGCCGGTCGCCCGGGCAATGGCCTATGGCGCGCTGATGAATTCTCTGGCTGATGTCTCTGTCGCCGTTACCGGTATTGCCGGCCCGGGTGGCGGATCAGAGGAGAAACCGGTGGGGCTGGTTTATCTGGCCGTCGCGAAACGGCTGAACAGCGTTGTCCGGACCCGCCGGGAAGTGTTTCCCGGCGACAGAACCGATGTACGTCATGCCACGGTCATGACGGCGTTCGTCATGCTGCGTGATATCATCTGA
- a CDS encoding phosphatidylglycerophosphatase A, translating to MSVSVENIVGRALATWFGSGLLPKAPGTWGSLAALPFAWVIVSGGGMWSLAAATVIVYLVGVWATRVFLRTTDDPDPGPVVIDEVAGMWMTLIMVPPDLVIYAFGFVAFRIVDIFKPWPAGWADRTVKGAQGVMLDDVLAAIYSAGATWVFAEYVV from the coding sequence TTGTCAGTGTCCGTTGAGAATATAGTGGGTCGTGCACTCGCGACCTGGTTTGGATCCGGCCTGTTGCCAAAAGCGCCGGGGACCTGGGGATCGCTGGCCGCCTTGCCCTTTGCCTGGGTCATTGTTTCGGGCGGCGGAATGTGGTCGCTGGCCGCTGCTACCGTGATTGTCTATCTGGTCGGTGTCTGGGCAACACGTGTGTTTCTGCGGACAACAGACGACCCCGACCCCGGGCCGGTGGTTATTGATGAGGTTGCCGGTATGTGGATGACCCTGATTATGGTCCCTCCCGATCTGGTGATTTACGCTTTCGGATTCGTTGCTTTCAGGATCGTCGATATCTTCAAGCCCTGGCCAGCGGGCTGGGCGGACAGGACTGTCAAAGGGGCGCAGGGGGTGATGCTGGATGATGTCCTCGCGGCGATTTATTCTGCCGGGGCAACCTGGGTTTTTGCTGAATATGTGGTGTAG
- a CDS encoding peptidoglycan DD-metalloendopeptidase family protein, giving the protein MSGFDPETFDGGSEERTMMMRLFPEREIILRTETRVRYLKVRPWFQKTVVLFLIGLVSWAGFSSFQYYRHDRIVLAKEDEIARGNQAYRALLDEIANSQREIARISRELDQNDKRAQQQLASTRTQAEQLEKQNISLKEKLGSVKIELGRTERERSQVLNQREQLNSQLSALEQRLNGISNQKFSLEDNLNSVESELRRVTSERNVARLELDRMQGQVKNLQTRLGEIHTSQLAMMTEFSERSSEKIDKLENLLAMTGVNVESMISRTDVPLGQGGPLVEIDLEKADEKQVLQASVQAFEYQMNRWDALNVVLSQLPMALPVKNGRLSSTYGKRKDPVTGRWAMHGGIDYAAYFKTPIYSTAAGKVSYAGWKSSFGKVVEIDHGFGITTRYAHMHKPLVETGETVAFGQAIGQMGSTGRSTGTHLHYEVLLDGVPQDPMRFIEAGRYVFKEQ; this is encoded by the coding sequence ATGAGCGGTTTCGATCCTGAAACCTTTGACGGCGGTTCAGAAGAACGCACGATGATGATGCGGCTTTTTCCCGAGAGGGAAATCATCCTGCGCACCGAGACCCGGGTCCGTTATCTGAAGGTTCGGCCCTGGTTCCAGAAAACCGTGGTCCTGTTTTTGATCGGTCTTGTATCCTGGGCCGGCTTTTCCAGTTTTCAGTATTACCGGCATGACCGGATTGTCCTCGCCAAGGAAGATGAGATTGCCCGTGGCAATCAGGCATACCGGGCCCTGCTGGATGAGATCGCCAATTCCCAGCGCGAAATCGCCCGTATTTCGCGGGAGCTCGATCAGAATGACAAGCGCGCACAGCAACAGCTTGCTTCCACCCGCACACAGGCTGAACAGCTTGAAAAACAGAATATCTCGCTGAAGGAAAAACTGGGCAGCGTGAAGATAGAACTGGGCCGCACCGAGCGGGAGCGCAGCCAGGTTCTTAACCAGCGCGAACAGCTCAACTCTCAGCTTTCTGCCCTCGAACAACGGCTGAACGGAATCTCCAACCAGAAATTCAGCCTCGAAGACAATCTGAATTCGGTCGAGAGTGAACTGCGCCGCGTGACCAGTGAACGTAACGTCGCACGGCTGGAACTTGACCGCATGCAGGGACAGGTCAAGAACCTGCAGACCCGCCTTGGCGAGATACATACCTCCCAGCTCGCAATGATGACCGAGTTCAGCGAACGCAGTTCCGAGAAGATCGACAAGCTGGAAAACCTTCTGGCCATGACCGGTGTCAATGTCGAGAGCATGATCAGCCGGACCGATGTTCCCCTCGGGCAGGGCGGGCCTCTGGTTGAAATAGATCTTGAGAAGGCGGATGAGAAACAGGTCTTGCAGGCATCTGTTCAGGCATTCGAATACCAGATGAACCGCTGGGACGCCCTGAATGTTGTGTTGAGCCAGCTTCCAATGGCACTGCCTGTCAAAAATGGCCGGCTGAGCAGCACCTACGGCAAACGGAAAGACCCGGTCACCGGCCGCTGGGCCATGCATGGCGGGATTGATTACGCCGCTTATTTCAAGACGCCGATTTACAGTACAGCCGCGGGCAAGGTAAGCTATGCAGGCTGGAAGTCCTCCTTCGGAAAAGTGGTTGAAATCGACCACGGTTTCGGGATCACAACCCGCTATGCGCATATGCATAAGCCTTTGGTGGAAACCGGTGAAACTGTTGCATTTGGACAGGCAATTGGACAAATGGGCAGTACAGGACGCAGTACCGGCACGCATCTGCACTATGAAGTTCTTCTGGATGGCGTACCGCAGGACCCCATGAGATTCATCGAAGCAGGACGATATGTTTTCAAAGAACAGTAA
- a CDS encoding polymer-forming cytoskeletal protein, with amino-acid sequence MFSKNSKENSSSQVVPASRSSVPSIISVDLTVQGNLISEGEIQLDGSVTGDVTAHALTIGQNGTVNGEIDAETIRVHGTVNGQIRAKSVFLAKSARVRGDVVHESLAIEPGALLEGHCKRMTTLPDAVNASKTKTNGSKPEDGKINLIVSDSDKKPEAVTA; translated from the coding sequence ATGTTTTCAAAGAACAGTAAAGAGAATAGTAGCTCGCAGGTTGTTCCGGCCTCACGCTCCTCGGTACCGTCGATTATCTCGGTTGATCTCACGGTTCAGGGAAATCTGATCAGCGAAGGGGAAATCCAGCTGGATGGATCGGTGACCGGGGATGTCACGGCCCATGCACTGACCATCGGTCAGAATGGTACTGTGAATGGTGAAATCGATGCGGAAACGATCCGTGTTCATGGCACCGTGAATGGCCAGATCCGGGCCAAGTCGGTTTTTCTGGCGAAATCGGCGCGGGTTCGCGGGGATGTTGTTCACGAATCCCTCGCCATTGAACCGGGAGCCCTGCTGGAAGGTCACTGCAAGCGCATGACAACCCTGCCGGATGCCGTGAACGCCTCGAAAACCAAGACAAACGGTTCAAAGCCGGAAGACGGGAAGATCAATCTGATTGTCTCGGACAGCGATAAAAAACCGGAAGCCGTAACGGCCTGA
- a CDS encoding pyridoxal-phosphate dependent enzyme, translating into MSAAAPSRPPVANNAGQRPPEFPDRAPTPADIRKARERLAGVAVLTPLLESSFLNDLVGGRLLVKAEPLQRTGSFKFRGAYNRIAQIAEDERGRGVVAFSSGNHAQGVAHAAQLSGIPACIVMPADAPEMKLANTRAYGAEVITYDRYSEDREAVAADVLKRTGGTLVRPFDDAGVIAGQGTIGYEIAEQCREQQAELDQVIICCGGGGLTAGCATALQDAIPGLAIYSAEPDGFDDTARSLVAGHRLGNDPAARSVCDALLSERPGELTFAVNSRRLSGGLVVSDEEVFMAMRHAFDRLKLVIEPGGAVALAAALAGRLETRGRTTVVVASGGNVDAEMFRRAFDAAG; encoded by the coding sequence ATGAGTGCTGCCGCGCCATCCCGTCCACCGGTTGCCAATAATGCAGGGCAACGGCCTCCAGAGTTTCCGGATCGGGCACCGACACCGGCTGACATCCGAAAAGCCCGGGAACGGCTTGCCGGGGTTGCGGTCCTGACGCCGCTGCTTGAATCGTCGTTCCTCAATGATCTCGTAGGTGGCCGCCTGCTGGTGAAGGCTGAGCCGTTACAACGCACCGGCTCATTCAAGTTCCGGGGGGCCTATAACCGTATAGCACAGATAGCGGAGGATGAGCGTGGCCGCGGGGTCGTTGCTTTTTCATCGGGTAATCATGCGCAAGGGGTCGCTCATGCGGCTCAGCTTTCCGGCATTCCGGCCTGTATTGTCATGCCTGCCGATGCCCCGGAAATGAAGCTGGCAAATACCCGTGCCTATGGTGCGGAGGTTATTACCTATGACCGCTATAGCGAAGACCGGGAAGCCGTCGCCGCTGATGTGCTGAAGCGTACCGGAGGGACATTGGTGAGGCCATTCGATGATGCGGGCGTAATCGCCGGTCAGGGAACCATCGGATATGAGATTGCTGAACAATGCAGGGAACAGCAGGCCGAACTGGATCAGGTCATCATCTGTTGTGGCGGCGGCGGTCTCACTGCCGGATGTGCAACGGCGCTACAGGACGCGATTCCGGGGCTTGCGATTTACAGTGCAGAGCCCGACGGGTTTGATGATACGGCGCGATCTCTGGTCGCAGGGCATCGTCTTGGAAATGATCCGGCAGCACGGTCCGTTTGTGATGCCTTGCTTTCAGAACGACCGGGAGAACTGACATTTGCGGTCAATTCACGCCGGCTGAGTGGTGGACTGGTAGTCAGTGACGAGGAAGTCTTTATGGCTATGCGCCATGCTTTTGACCGTCTGAAACTGGTCATTGAGCCGGGCGGTGCTGTTGCTCTCGCCGCAGCCCTTGCAGGACGGCTGGAAACACGGGGACGAACCACCGTGGTTGTTGCATCCGGTGGCAATGTCGATGCGGAGATGTTCCGGCGGGCTTTCGACGCAGCCGGTTAA
- a CDS encoding haloacid dehalogenase type II: MQDMEACVFDAYGTLFDVTAAAARCRDDLGGKADQVAQIWRTKQLEYTWLRSLMGRYVDFWQITGDGLDFALETVGIDNPALRERLMQLYLELDAYPEVPDVLRRLKEAGLKTAVLSNGSPDMLNAAVRNAGLSDLLDGVLSVDNLGIYKPHPSVYQLAMDDLGISAPSKVAFMSSNAWDAAGSATFGFRVNWINRFGQKRERLPDGPENELTDLTALPSILGA; this comes from the coding sequence ATGCAGGATATGGAAGCCTGTGTATTTGACGCGTACGGAACCCTGTTTGATGTGACGGCTGCTGCTGCGAGATGTCGTGACGACCTGGGCGGCAAGGCGGATCAGGTGGCCCAGATATGGCGGACAAAGCAGCTGGAATATACCTGGCTGCGGAGCCTGATGGGACGGTATGTGGATTTCTGGCAGATAACCGGAGATGGTCTCGATTTTGCTCTGGAGACCGTGGGAATAGACAATCCTGCCCTGCGGGAGCGGCTGATGCAGCTGTATCTGGAGCTGGATGCCTATCCGGAAGTGCCGGATGTGTTGCGACGTCTGAAAGAGGCGGGATTGAAAACCGCTGTTCTGTCAAACGGGTCGCCGGATATGCTGAATGCTGCTGTCAGAAATGCCGGTTTGTCAGATCTGCTGGACGGCGTTCTCTCTGTCGACAATCTCGGAATCTATAAACCGCATCCCAGTGTTTATCAGCTGGCAATGGATGACCTCGGGATCAGTGCCCCGTCAAAGGTAGCGTTCATGTCATCGAATGCCTGGGACGCAGCCGGTTCGGCAACCTTTGGCTTTCGTGTGAACTGGATCAACCGGTTCGGCCAGAAGCGGGAGCGCCTCCCGGATGGGCCGGAAAATGAACTGACTGATCTCACTGCTCTTCCGTCCATTCTTGGTGCCTGA
- a CDS encoding transglycosylase SLT domain-containing protein yields the protein MTYRAVFLTSLIFLSLASGRPGAAAASFDETVAALLNAEKAIEKRDPDAARAAVANAADDVARQLVDWIAYRNSLGSFEEITGFMNRNPDWPSRGRLRLNAERKLVSTMPAAVILDFFSLGEPLTDDGAVLYLSALMTGGDNTRAADYARRTWVEMTFDARSETAFRKLSGGTLTSADHLARLDRLLWDGHQNSARRMFPLISDDYRKLADARIRLRQRLAGVDAAIDRVPAALSDDPGLIFERVRWRRRAGNLEGSTELLLSKKTPDVGGPGRWWDERSYIARYLLRQGHITDAYKLASGSGDISGADRAESLWLSGWIALRFLDDPALARKHFEELYANVSYPISVARGAYWSGRAAEAMKDELAAGNWYKLAAALPMTYYGQLAAARLGASVGPLTPPGAVTIEPAERAAFASHELVRAIRYAARLKDRWPLRSLVDRLFEMNENMTHRTLTASLATGLGHPDLGVRLAKKAMLDGQILPVAGYPQIAFGKDDAAVEPALTYAIIRQESVFDADAISPAGARGLMQLMPATAKQVSGSLKLKYERSKLTDDVAYNIRLGRSYLGGLIENFDGSYIMAIAGYNAGPHRVSRWIREFGDPRDPSTDPIDWVESIPFTETRNYVQRVMENLQVYRHLLDGADLTASLPDDLQRACTACQ from the coding sequence ATGACATACAGGGCCGTTTTTCTTACCTCACTGATTTTCCTTTCTCTGGCTTCAGGCCGTCCGGGGGCGGCCGCTGCCTCCTTTGATGAAACCGTTGCGGCATTGCTGAATGCCGAGAAAGCCATTGAAAAACGTGATCCCGATGCGGCAAGGGCAGCCGTTGCCAATGCTGCGGATGATGTTGCCCGGCAACTGGTTGACTGGATTGCCTATCGCAATTCTCTGGGCAGCTTTGAGGAAATCACCGGGTTCATGAACCGGAATCCCGACTGGCCATCTCGCGGCCGGTTGCGGCTCAATGCCGAGCGAAAGCTTGTCTCAACGATGCCAGCAGCGGTGATTCTGGACTTTTTTTCACTCGGTGAGCCGCTCACGGATGATGGTGCCGTTCTGTATCTCTCGGCTCTCATGACAGGTGGGGATAACACCCGGGCCGCAGATTACGCGCGAAGAACCTGGGTCGAAATGACGTTCGATGCACGCTCTGAAACGGCTTTCAGAAAGCTCTCCGGCGGAACCCTGACATCAGCTGACCACCTTGCCCGACTGGACAGGCTGTTGTGGGATGGCCATCAGAACTCAGCCCGGCGCATGTTTCCTCTCATTTCGGATGACTACAGGAAACTGGCGGATGCACGAATCCGGCTTCGGCAGCGTCTTGCCGGTGTTGATGCTGCAATCGACCGGGTGCCGGCAGCGTTGTCTGATGACCCCGGTCTGATCTTCGAACGGGTTCGCTGGCGGCGGCGTGCCGGCAATCTGGAAGGCTCGACAGAGCTGCTGCTGTCAAAGAAAACGCCGGATGTCGGTGGTCCCGGCCGCTGGTGGGATGAACGAAGCTATATCGCCCGTTATCTGCTGCGCCAGGGGCATATCACGGATGCTTACAAACTGGCCTCCGGAAGCGGCGATATCTCCGGCGCGGACCGGGCTGAATCCCTCTGGCTGTCCGGCTGGATTGCGCTGCGGTTTCTGGATGACCCGGCTCTGGCCCGCAAACATTTTGAAGAATTATATGCCAATGTCAGCTATCCGATCAGTGTTGCCCGTGGGGCTTACTGGAGCGGTCGTGCCGCTGAGGCGATGAAGGACGAGCTTGCGGCAGGCAACTGGTACAAACTCGCGGCGGCATTGCCGATGACCTATTACGGGCAACTGGCTGCTGCCAGACTGGGGGCGTCTGTCGGCCCCCTCACCCCGCCGGGGGCTGTGACCATCGAGCCGGCCGAGCGGGCCGCCTTTGCCAGTCACGAACTGGTTCGTGCGATACGTTATGCGGCTCGGCTGAAAGACCGCTGGCCGCTCCGCAGCCTCGTCGACAGGCTGTTCGAAATGAATGAGAATATGACTCACCGGACACTGACCGCCTCACTTGCGACGGGGCTCGGGCATCCCGATCTTGGGGTCCGGCTGGCCAAGAAGGCCATGCTGGATGGTCAGATACTGCCTGTTGCCGGCTATCCCCAGATTGCTTTCGGTAAGGATGACGCGGCTGTGGAACCTGCTCTGACCTACGCTATCATCCGTCAGGAAAGTGTGTTTGATGCGGATGCTATCAGTCCTGCCGGGGCCCGCGGGCTGATGCAACTGATGCCAGCGACCGCCAAACAGGTTTCAGGTTCTCTGAAGCTGAAATACGAGCGCAGCAAACTGACGGATGATGTTGCTTACAACATACGTCTGGGGCGGTCTTATCTCGGCGGTCTGATTGAAAATTTCGACGGCTCCTACATCATGGCGATCGCCGGATACAATGCCGGTCCGCATCGCGTCTCACGCTGGATCAGGGAGTTCGGGGATCCGCGTGACCCCTCGACAGATCCCATTGACTGGGTTGAATCGATTCCTTTCACGGAAACCCGCAACTATGTTCAGCGGGTCATGGAGAATTTGCAGGTGTACCGCCATCTGCTCGATGGTGCCGATCTTACGGCATCCCTGCCTGACGATTTGCAGCGTGCCTGCACAGCCTGCCAGTAA
- a CDS encoding 4-hydroxy-tetrahydrodipicolinate synthase gives MFIGSCVALITPFTNGTVDEKAFQKFVQWQIDEGTEGVVPVGTTGESPTLSHEEHMRVVELCIEVAAGKIPVIAGAGSNSTSEAIMLTQHAEQAGADGALVVTPYYNKPSQEGLYQHFKSIHDATNIPIVIYNIPGRSIVDMTVETMARLAKLPRIVGLKDATADLSRPQLTTQACGTDFCQLSGEDASALPYLAAGGHGCISVSANVAPGLLAKMHRAWRDRDINTALEIQRRLTPLHKAMFCEPSPAPAKYAAELLGLAGSEVRQPILELTDAGKKQVHDAMVFAGLLN, from the coding sequence ATGTTTATAGGATCTTGCGTTGCCCTGATCACACCGTTCACTAACGGCACCGTGGATGAAAAAGCATTCCAGAAATTCGTGCAGTGGCAGATTGATGAAGGCACGGAAGGCGTTGTACCTGTCGGAACGACCGGGGAATCCCCGACGCTGAGCCACGAAGAGCATATGCGAGTCGTGGAACTCTGCATCGAAGTCGCTGCAGGCAAAATCCCTGTCATTGCCGGAGCTGGCTCAAATTCGACCAGTGAAGCAATCATGCTGACCCAGCATGCCGAACAGGCAGGGGCCGACGGCGCGCTGGTCGTCACGCCTTACTACAACAAGCCAAGTCAGGAAGGCCTGTACCAGCATTTCAAGTCAATCCATGATGCCACCAACATTCCGATCGTCATTTACAATATTCCCGGTCGCAGCATCGTCGACATGACCGTCGAGACCATGGCCCGTCTGGCGAAACTGCCCCGGATTGTCGGCCTGAAGGATGCAACGGCTGATCTCAGCCGCCCCCAGCTCACCACACAGGCCTGTGGGACAGACTTCTGCCAGCTCAGTGGCGAAGATGCCTCTGCATTACCATATCTTGCTGCAGGCGGGCATGGCTGCATTTCGGTCAGTGCCAATGTTGCCCCCGGTCTGCTGGCGAAAATGCATCGCGCCTGGCGTGACCGTGATATCAACACCGCACTGGAAATCCAGCGCCGGCTGACGCCACTGCACAAGGCTATGTTCTGCGAACCAAGCCCGGCACCGGCGAAATATGCTGCTGAACTTCTGGGGCTTGCCGGCAGCGAGGTGCGTCAGCCGATTCTTGAACTGACCGACGCCGGAAAGAAGCAGGTTCATGATGCAATGGTCTTTGCCGGACTGCTGAACTGA
- the smpB gene encoding SsrA-binding protein SmpB, producing MSLPDRIAAQNRKARHDFFILETIEAGIMLTGTEVKSLRSGRASIQESYASEKDGDFWLVNAHIPHYEHAGPAFAHELRRPRKLLLHRKEISRLVGAINRKGHTLVPLNIHFNSRGLAKVTLGLAKGKQAHDKRQTIKERDWERNKARVLRDNG from the coding sequence ATGAGTCTTCCTGACCGCATAGCGGCACAAAATCGCAAGGCCCGTCACGATTTCTTCATTCTGGAGACAATCGAGGCAGGGATTATGCTGACCGGTACCGAAGTGAAATCACTTCGGTCCGGACGTGCCAGCATTCAGGAATCCTACGCAAGCGAAAAAGACGGGGACTTCTGGCTCGTCAATGCACATATCCCGCATTACGAACATGCCGGGCCGGCCTTTGCTCACGAACTCCGCCGTCCGCGCAAGCTGTTGCTCCACCGCAAGGAAATCTCCCGGCTTGTCGGGGCGATCAACCGCAAGGGCCATACGCTTGTTCCCCTGAACATCCACTTCAATTCCCGTGGGCTGGCAAAGGTCACTCTGGGCCTTGCCAAGGGCAAACAGGCCCATGACAAGCGCCAGACCATCAAGGAACGGGACTGGGAGCGCAACAAGGCCCGGGTGCTCCGCGATAACGGCTGA
- a CDS encoding molybdopterin-dependent oxidoreductase: MVNHIETKRRLAAERKSFRSSGSPDARRPAGQHVTRDFPVLDLGTQPAVTPSDWELRIGGAIGQPLTVNWSDLDRFPAVHLKSDIHCVTGWTKYNNLWRGIRPKWFIQEVQPNADVSHVMARGYDGYSTVIPIRAFTDDQSLIATHWNDEPLNREHGGPVRLVIPRLYFWKSLKWLHSLTFITRYQHGYWEAQGYHPEGDPWKEQRYE, encoded by the coding sequence ATGGTCAATCACATCGAAACCAAGCGGCGCCTCGCAGCAGAACGTAAAAGCTTCCGCTCATCTGGTAGTCCGGACGCAAGGCGGCCGGCTGGACAACATGTGACCCGTGACTTTCCGGTTCTGGACCTTGGCACCCAGCCTGCTGTCACCCCGTCCGACTGGGAGCTCAGAATTGGCGGGGCAATCGGGCAGCCACTGACGGTAAACTGGTCTGACCTCGACCGCTTCCCGGCAGTTCATTTGAAATCTGATATTCACTGTGTAACTGGCTGGACAAAATACAATAATCTGTGGCGGGGCATTCGGCCCAAATGGTTCATTCAGGAAGTTCAGCCGAATGCTGATGTCAGTCATGTCATGGCTCGCGGCTATGACGGATACTCTACCGTCATTCCGATCAGGGCATTCACCGACGATCAGTCACTTATTGCAACCCACTGGAATGACGAGCCGCTGAATCGCGAACATGGCGGGCCGGTCCGACTTGTGATTCCACGGTTATATTTCTGGAAAAGCCTCAAATGGCTTCACAGCCTGACATTCATCACCAGATATCAGCATGGATACTGGGAGGCACAGGGCTATCATCCGGAAGGCGATCCGTGGAAGGAACAACGATATGAATAA
- a CDS encoding redoxin domain-containing protein, with amino-acid sequence MNKFTIQPLLAMSGLLLTAMLSFAGSASSAGNAHDFSFTAIEGGTLPLSRFQGKLVMVVNTASQCGFTPQYEGLQTLYEKYQSKGFVVLGVPSNDFGGQEPGTAAEIKEFCETSFAVDFPMADKTAVRGEAAHPFYRWARDEYGALAAPRWNFHKYLVNGDGELVDWFSTATEPGSSRIARRIEEILATQK; translated from the coding sequence ATGAATAAGTTCACCATACAGCCCTTGCTGGCGATGTCCGGCCTTCTGCTGACAGCTATGTTGTCGTTTGCCGGTTCAGCCTCATCTGCCGGGAATGCCCATGACTTCAGCTTTACCGCGATTGAGGGTGGCACGCTGCCGCTCTCCCGTTTTCAGGGCAAACTGGTGATGGTGGTGAATACCGCGTCGCAATGCGGTTTCACGCCGCAGTATGAGGGGCTTCAGACGCTCTATGAGAAGTACCAGTCGAAAGGCTTTGTCGTACTGGGTGTTCCCTCGAACGACTTTGGCGGACAGGAGCCCGGCACTGCGGCTGAAATAAAGGAATTCTGTGAAACCAGCTTCGCTGTCGATTTTCCCATGGCCGATAAAACGGCTGTACGCGGGGAGGCGGCCCATCCTTTCTATCGCTGGGCACGGGATGAATATGGCGCTCTGGCCGCGCCCCGCTGGAACTTCCACAAATATCTGGTCAATGGTGACGGAGAACTGGTCGACTGGTTCTCGACGGCCACTGAACCCGGTTCATCCCGGATCGCCCGACGCATTGAAGAAATCCTCGCAACACAGAAATAA